A genome region from Jeongeupia sp. HS-3 includes the following:
- the rpmF gene encoding 50S ribosomal protein L32: MAVQQNKKSPSKRGMHRAHDFLTAPALSVNAQTGEVHRPHHISPNGFYNGRQVIKAKGE; encoded by the coding sequence ATGGCCGTTCAACAGAACAAGAAGTCCCCGTCCAAGCGCGGCATGCATCGCGCTCACGATTTCCTGACCGCTCCGGCGCTGTCGGTGAACGCACAAACTGGCGAAGTGCATCGTCCGCACCACATTTCGCCGAACGGCTTCTACAATGGCCGTCAAGTGATCAAAGCCAAGGGCGAATAA
- the hisC gene encoding histidinol-phosphate transaminase — translation MSRFWSPVVHTLTPYVPGEQPKLQKIVKLNTNENPYGPSPKVIAALHDVAGDALRLYPDPNADQLKDAIAAYHDVKRENVFVGNGSDEVLAHVFCGLLKHDKPLLFPDISYSFYPVYCGLYQIDYRTVKLNNAFEIDLADYEQDAGAIIFPNPNAPTGHLLPLAAIEKLLVRQPDVVIVIDEAYIDFGGESAIKLVDRYPNLLVVQTLSKSRSLAGLRIGFAIGQPQLIEGLERVKNSFNSYPLDRFAIAGAAASFGDDEYFRAMCTKVIASRERLVTAMAQLGFEVIPSAANFIFAHHPEHDAGQLAAALREHGVIVRHFKAARIDQHLRISIGTDAECDALLAALHAVLR, via the coding sequence ATGAGCCGATTCTGGAGCCCCGTCGTCCACACGCTGACCCCTTACGTGCCGGGCGAACAACCGAAGCTGCAAAAAATCGTCAAACTCAATACCAACGAGAACCCGTACGGCCCGTCGCCCAAGGTCATCGCCGCGCTGCACGATGTTGCCGGCGATGCGCTACGGCTGTACCCGGATCCGAACGCCGACCAGCTCAAGGACGCCATCGCCGCCTACCATGACGTGAAACGCGAGAACGTCTTCGTCGGCAACGGTTCGGATGAGGTGCTGGCGCATGTGTTCTGCGGCCTGCTCAAGCACGACAAGCCGCTGCTGTTTCCCGACATCAGCTACAGCTTCTATCCGGTCTATTGCGGGCTGTACCAGATCGACTATCGCACCGTGAAGCTGAACAATGCGTTCGAGATCGACCTGGCCGACTACGAACAGGACGCCGGCGCGATCATCTTCCCGAACCCGAACGCGCCGACCGGCCACCTGCTGCCGCTGGCCGCGATCGAGAAGCTGCTGGTGCGCCAGCCCGATGTCGTGATCGTGATCGACGAGGCCTACATCGACTTTGGCGGCGAGAGCGCCATCAAACTGGTCGATCGCTATCCGAACCTGCTGGTGGTGCAGACACTGTCGAAAAGCCGCTCGCTTGCCGGACTGCGCATCGGCTTCGCCATCGGCCAGCCGCAGCTGATCGAGGGGCTGGAGCGGGTGAAAAACAGCTTCAACTCCTATCCGCTCGATCGCTTCGCCATCGCCGGCGCTGCAGCGTCGTTCGGCGACGATGAATACTTCCGGGCGATGTGCACCAAGGTCATTGCCAGCCGCGAAAGGCTGGTCACCGCCATGGCGCAACTGGGCTTCGAGGTGATACCGAGTGCGGCCAACTTCATTTTCGCGCACCACCCCGAGCACGATGCCGGCCAGCTTGCCGCCGCGCTGCGCGAGCACGGCGTGATCGTGCGTCACTTCAAGGCAGCGCGCATCGACCAGCATCTGCGCATCTCGATCGGCACCGATGCCGAATGTGATGCCTTGCTGGCCGCATTGCACGCGGTCTTGCGCTGA
- a CDS encoding SAM-dependent methyltransferase, with protein sequence MSTGILYLIPVPLAEDTLSNVLPADALELARTLTHFVVEAPKTARAHLKLFGTPHELRSLEMHELNEHTKDGELAALLAPLLAGHHVGLMSEAGCPGVADPGARLVRLAHARGIRVAPLVGPSSILLALMASGANGQKFRFNGYLPSNEAERQIAIRSLETSSRKEKQAELFIETPYRNDALFAALLQHCSPATHLTVARELTGTDEWVKSKTVTDWRRAPKPELHKRPTVFVLSAD encoded by the coding sequence ATGAGCACCGGCATTCTCTACCTGATCCCGGTCCCGCTGGCCGAGGACACGCTCAGCAACGTACTGCCCGCCGATGCGCTCGAACTGGCGCGCACGCTGACGCACTTCGTCGTCGAGGCACCGAAAACCGCCCGCGCCCATCTCAAGCTGTTCGGCACGCCGCACGAGCTGCGTAGCCTGGAGATGCACGAGCTGAACGAGCACACCAAGGACGGCGAGCTGGCCGCGCTGCTGGCGCCACTGCTCGCCGGCCACCACGTAGGGCTGATGTCCGAAGCCGGCTGCCCCGGTGTCGCCGATCCGGGCGCGCGGCTGGTGCGGCTGGCGCATGCGCGCGGCATCCGTGTCGCGCCGCTGGTGGGACCGTCGTCGATCCTGCTGGCGCTGATGGCCTCGGGCGCCAACGGGCAGAAGTTCCGCTTCAACGGTTATCTGCCCAGCAACGAGGCCGAGCGGCAAATCGCCATTCGTTCACTCGAAACCAGTTCGCGCAAGGAAAAGCAGGCCGAGCTGTTCATCGAAACGCCGTACCGTAACGACGCGCTGTTTGCCGCGCTGCTGCAGCACTGCAGCCCGGCGACGCACCTCACCGTGGCGCGCGAACTGACCGGCACTGACGAATGGGTGAAGAGCAAAACTGTCACCGACTGGCGCCGCGCCCCCAAACCCGAACTGCACAAGCGCCCGACCGTGTTTGTACTCAGCGCAGACTAA
- the murJ gene encoding murein biosynthesis integral membrane protein MurJ, producing MNLLKSLAAVSSMTLVSRVLGFARDAIVARTFGAGVMTDAFFVAFKLPNLLRRIFAEGAFSQAFVPILAEYKSQQGDEAARTFVAYIAGLLTLVLAVVTIIGMIAAPLVIWISAPGFTDTPEKFALTSSMLRITFPYILLISLASLVGAVLNTWNRFQVPAFAPTFLNISMIVFALWLTPYFNPPVLALGWAVLVGGVLQLVYQLPHLKKIGMLVLPRLNLKDAGVWRVLKQMGPAVLGVSVTQVSLIINTIFASFLVSGSVSWMYYADRLMEFPSGVLGVALGTILLPSLSKTHASNDVAGYSVLLDWGLRLCLLLALPSAVGLAITAEPLTASLFQYGQFSAHDSLMTQYALIAYSVGLIGLILVKVLAPGFYARQNIRTPVRIALLTLAVTQLMNLAFVWHLKHAGLALAIGLGACFNAGLLFWKLRSHGIYQPQPGWSPFFIKLLIAVAVMAATLWGVMSLMPSWSQGYMASRLLRLALLVAAGMVAYFGSLAVLGFRLRDFSRRVV from the coding sequence ATGAACCTTCTCAAATCGCTTGCCGCAGTGAGCTCGATGACGCTGGTGTCGCGCGTACTCGGGTTTGCCCGCGATGCCATCGTCGCACGAACTTTTGGCGCGGGCGTCATGACCGATGCCTTCTTTGTTGCCTTCAAGTTGCCCAATCTGTTGCGGCGTATTTTTGCCGAGGGCGCGTTCTCGCAAGCTTTTGTACCGATTCTCGCCGAATACAAGAGCCAGCAGGGCGACGAGGCGGCACGCACCTTCGTCGCCTACATTGCCGGCCTGCTGACGCTGGTGCTGGCCGTGGTCACCATCATCGGCATGATTGCTGCGCCGCTGGTGATCTGGATCTCGGCGCCGGGCTTTACCGATACGCCGGAGAAATTCGCGCTGACCAGTTCGATGCTGCGGATTACCTTCCCTTATATATTGTTGATCTCGCTCGCATCCTTGGTCGGCGCGGTGCTGAATACCTGGAACCGCTTCCAGGTGCCGGCGTTTGCGCCGACTTTCCTCAATATCAGCATGATCGTGTTTGCGCTGTGGCTGACGCCGTATTTCAATCCGCCGGTGCTGGCGCTTGGTTGGGCGGTGCTGGTCGGTGGTGTGCTGCAACTGGTTTACCAGCTGCCGCACCTGAAGAAAATCGGCATGCTGGTGCTGCCACGGCTGAACCTGAAGGACGCAGGCGTCTGGCGGGTGCTCAAGCAGATGGGGCCGGCGGTGCTGGGGGTGTCGGTGACGCAGGTGTCGCTGATCATCAACACCATTTTCGCGTCCTTCCTGGTCTCGGGTTCGGTGTCGTGGATGTATTACGCCGATCGCTTGATGGAGTTTCCATCCGGTGTGCTCGGCGTGGCGCTTGGCACCATTTTGTTGCCGTCGCTGTCGAAAACCCACGCCAGCAACGATGTTGCCGGTTACTCGGTGCTGCTCGATTGGGGTTTGCGACTGTGTCTGCTGCTGGCGCTGCCATCGGCGGTCGGGCTGGCGATCACCGCCGAGCCGCTCACCGCATCGCTGTTCCAGTACGGTCAGTTCAGCGCTCACGATTCGCTGATGACGCAATACGCACTGATCGCGTATTCGGTCGGCCTGATTGGGCTGATTCTGGTCAAGGTGCTGGCACCGGGCTTCTATGCGCGCCAGAATATTCGCACCCCGGTCCGCATCGCGCTACTGACGCTGGCGGTGACGCAACTGATGAATCTGGCCTTTGTCTGGCATCTGAAGCATGCCGGTCTCGCCTTGGCGATTGGTCTGGGGGCCTGCTTCAATGCGGGCCTGCTGTTCTGGAAGTTGCGCAGTCATGGCATTTACCAGCCGCAGCCGGGCTGGAGCCCTTTCTTTATCAAGCTGCTGATTGCCGTCGCCGTGATGGCGGCGACGCTGTGGGGCGTGATGTCGCTGATGCCGTCGTGGAGTCAGGGATATATGGCGTCGCGGCTGCTGCGACTGGCGTTGCTGGTTGCGGCCGGGATGGTCGCCTACTTTGGCTCGCTCGCGGTGCTTGGCTTCCGGCTCAGGGATTTCTCGCGCCGAGTGGTTTGA
- a CDS encoding DUF177 domain-containing protein: MGMTVIHSAEFAREGGALEGVAQLADFPRLLDLLAESRGEVRWSIGSYVDRFERPTLTVKAEGELQLVCQRCMAPMAWPFEIDTVLTQFPTEEAADEAEAVDEALDTVLIDPALDVLALIEEEILLAMPYAPLHVTCAAPGDTPVGNTKPNPFAVLAQMKTRKAE, translated from the coding sequence ATGGGTATGACGGTCATTCACAGCGCCGAATTTGCCCGCGAGGGCGGCGCGCTCGAAGGTGTTGCACAGCTTGCGGATTTTCCGCGGTTGCTCGATTTGCTGGCTGAGTCGCGCGGTGAAGTTCGCTGGTCGATTGGAAGTTATGTCGATCGGTTCGAGCGTCCTACGCTGACAGTCAAAGCCGAAGGCGAGTTGCAGCTGGTTTGCCAGCGTTGCATGGCGCCGATGGCGTGGCCGTTTGAGATCGATACCGTATTGACGCAGTTTCCGACCGAAGAGGCCGCCGATGAGGCGGAAGCGGTTGATGAGGCGCTCGATACCGTGTTGATTGATCCTGCGCTTGATGTACTGGCGCTGATCGAAGAAGAAATACTGCTGGCTATGCCCTACGCACCGCTGCACGTTACGTGCGCTGCGCCGGGGGATACACCGGTAGGCAATACCAAGCCGAATCCGTTTGCTGTCCTGGCTCAAATGAAAACCAGGAAAGCGGAGTAA
- the rpsT gene encoding 30S ribosomal protein S20 codes for MANSAQARKRARQAEQARQHNASQRSAFRTAIKKVLKAIEAGDKAAAQVTYQASVSIIDSIADKNIFHKNKAARHKSRLSAAVKAMAAA; via the coding sequence ATGGCTAACAGCGCCCAAGCTCGCAAGCGTGCGCGTCAGGCTGAACAAGCCCGCCAACACAATGCCAGCCAACGTTCGGCGTTCCGCACCGCGATCAAAAAGGTGCTGAAGGCGATCGAAGCTGGTGACAAGGCAGCCGCACAAGTGACTTACCAGGCATCGGTGTCGATCATCGACAGCATTGCCGACAAGAATATCTTCCACAAGAACAAGGCAGCTCGTCATAAGAGCCGTCTGTCCGCTGCCGTCAAGGCAATGGCTGCTGCTTAA
- a CDS encoding M48 family metalloprotease: MGLVYGKEKTLFGIMVVLASIVWLALVLGTLGIALLYVLMGFLVYLLTQSAFISYLRGTAVHITAEQMPQLHQRIQHCARKLQIRDVPDAFVLQADGMLNALATKFLGRRYIVLFSSVLDALKDHPEAIDFYIGHELGHLRRNHLNWSPFLMIVSWIPFLGAAYRRAQEYTCDRHGLACCDNPVDAQRAIATLAAGGSYRQVDVQRYSGQIDWSRGFWMSFHELVSSYPWLTKRMYAVQELSAGREPVMPKRSPVAYMLALFVPNAGTGAAGSLILVAMIGIMAAIAIPAYHQYQQRAAAHTLGLSVEDLAEESIAEPSEQGAANHAVPPAQDNETADLAQAEKQADEARAALEAIQKEIAARQAPVTKE, translated from the coding sequence ATGGGCCTTGTGTACGGGAAGGAAAAAACCCTCTTTGGGATCATGGTTGTTCTGGCAAGCATCGTCTGGCTGGCACTGGTGCTCGGCACACTGGGCATTGCGCTGCTGTATGTGCTGATGGGTTTTCTGGTTTATCTGCTGACACAGTCGGCGTTCATCTCCTACCTGCGCGGCACCGCAGTGCACATCACCGCCGAGCAGATGCCGCAGCTGCATCAGCGCATCCAGCACTGTGCGCGCAAACTGCAGATTCGCGACGTGCCGGATGCTTTCGTGCTGCAGGCCGATGGCATGCTCAATGCACTGGCAACCAAATTCCTCGGTCGCCGCTACATCGTGCTGTTTTCGTCGGTGCTCGATGCGCTGAAAGATCACCCCGAGGCCATCGACTTCTATATCGGCCATGAGCTGGGCCACCTGCGCCGCAATCACCTGAACTGGTCGCCGTTCCTGATGATCGTCAGCTGGATCCCCTTCCTTGGTGCTGCCTATCGCCGCGCACAGGAATACACCTGCGATCGCCACGGCCTGGCCTGCTGCGATAACCCGGTCGATGCGCAGCGCGCCATCGCCACGCTCGCCGCTGGCGGCAGCTACCGTCAGGTCGACGTGCAACGCTACAGCGGCCAGATCGACTGGTCGCGCGGCTTCTGGATGTCATTTCACGAGCTGGTCTCAAGTTACCCGTGGCTAACCAAGCGCATGTACGCGGTGCAGGAGCTCTCGGCCGGGCGCGAGCCGGTGATGCCCAAGCGTAGCCCGGTCGCTTATATGTTGGCACTGTTTGTCCCCAACGCGGGCACCGGCGCCGCCGGCTCGTTGATCCTGGTTGCCATGATCGGCATCATGGCCGCCATTGCCATCCCGGCCTACCACCAGTACCAGCAGCGCGCCGCCGCCCATACGCTGGGTTTGTCGGTGGAAGACCTGGCCGAGGAGTCGATCGCCGAGCCCAGTGAACAGGGTGCCGCGAACCACGCCGTGCCGCCCGCGCAGGATAATGAAACGGCAGACTTGGCACAGGCGGAGAAACAGGCCGACGAAGCCCGTGCAGCGCTGGAGGCCATCCAGAAGGAAATCGCCGCCCGCCAAGCACCCGTGACCAAGGAATAA
- the plsX gene encoding phosphate acyltransferase PlsX translates to MDITVAVDAMGGDHGTHVTVPAVLRFLKQYPNVNVVLVGLPDAIDAELKAHKAQLGPRLRVHAASEVVTMDESPQSALKNKKDSSMRVAINLVKSGEAHACVSSGNTGALMATARFVLKTIDGIERPAIAKMLPSVKGTETCVLDLGANADCTPLQLVQFAVMGSSLFSAIKGKESPAIGLLNIGSEDIKGTDAIKATAELLRASKMNFYGNVEGNDLYSGVVDVIVTDGFTGNVALKTSEGIAKMMERFLREEFTRNILTKALAMAAWPVLSRFKKRIDPRRFNGASLIGLKGIVVKSHGGADQTGFYWALKQATDEARAGVTQRIAEQVQQQLADLVAHPAAGTDQ, encoded by the coding sequence ATGGACATTACTGTCGCTGTCGATGCGATGGGCGGCGACCACGGTACCCATGTCACCGTGCCTGCCGTTCTCCGCTTCCTCAAGCAATACCCCAACGTCAATGTCGTCCTCGTCGGCCTGCCCGATGCGATCGATGCCGAGCTCAAGGCGCACAAAGCGCAACTTGGGCCGCGTCTGCGCGTCCACGCCGCCAGCGAAGTCGTGACGATGGACGAGTCGCCGCAATCGGCGCTGAAAAACAAAAAAGACTCGTCGATGCGTGTGGCGATCAACCTCGTCAAGTCCGGCGAGGCGCACGCCTGCGTGTCGTCCGGCAATACCGGCGCGCTGATGGCGACAGCACGTTTCGTGCTCAAGACCATTGATGGCATCGAGCGGCCGGCGATCGCCAAGATGTTGCCGTCGGTGAAAGGCACCGAAACCTGTGTGCTCGACCTTGGCGCCAACGCCGATTGCACGCCGCTGCAACTGGTGCAGTTTGCGGTGATGGGCTCGTCGCTGTTCTCCGCGATCAAGGGCAAGGAGTCGCCGGCGATCGGCCTGCTCAACATCGGCTCCGAGGACATCAAGGGCACCGATGCGATCAAGGCCACCGCCGAGCTGCTTCGCGCCAGCAAAATGAACTTCTACGGCAACGTCGAAGGGAACGACCTGTACTCGGGCGTGGTCGATGTCATTGTGACCGACGGTTTTACCGGCAATGTGGCATTGAAGACGTCCGAGGGCATCGCCAAGATGATGGAGCGCTTCCTGCGCGAAGAATTCACCCGCAATATCTTGACCAAGGCCTTGGCCATGGCTGCTTGGCCGGTGCTGTCGCGCTTCAAGAAGCGGATTGATCCGCGCCGCTTTAATGGCGCATCGCTGATCGGCCTCAAGGGTATCGTGGTCAAAAGTCATGGCGGCGCCGATCAGACCGGATTTTACTGGGCGCTGAAACAGGCGACCGACGAAGCGCGTGCTGGCGTGACCCAGCGCATCGCTGAACAAGTACAGCAACAGCTTGCCGATCTTGTCGCCCATCCGGCGGCGGGAACGGATCAATAA
- a CDS encoding Maf family nucleotide pyrophosphatase, which yields MQKQMLRSPALILASTSRYRRELLERLQLSFDVASPDVDETALEGETAAQTSLRLAVAKAVALSASFPDALLIGSDQVALLDGVQLGKPGTHERAVTQLQAMRGRTIEFHTAVALHNAATGATQTHTDITRVTMRDCDDATIERYLLKEQPYDCAGSAKTEGLGIALIAAIESTDPAAIIGLPLIALIDMLHHEGVDIL from the coding sequence ATGCAAAAACAAATGCTTCGCTCGCCCGCCCTGATTCTGGCGTCCACCTCGCGCTACCGGCGCGAACTGCTTGAACGCCTGCAACTATCCTTTGATGTTGCCAGCCCTGATGTCGACGAAACCGCGCTCGAAGGCGAAACCGCCGCGCAGACCAGCCTGCGTCTGGCCGTCGCCAAGGCCGTTGCCCTGTCGGCGAGCTTTCCGGACGCGCTGCTGATCGGCTCGGACCAGGTCGCGCTGCTGGACGGCGTGCAGCTGGGCAAACCCGGCACGCATGAGCGCGCCGTCACGCAACTGCAAGCGATGCGCGGCCGGACGATTGAATTCCACACCGCCGTGGCGCTACACAATGCCGCCACCGGTGCGACGCAAACGCACACCGACATCACCCGCGTGACCATGCGCGATTGCGATGATGCGACGATCGAACGCTATCTATTGAAAGAACAACCCTACGACTGCGCCGGCAGCGCCAAGACCGAAGGCCTTGGCATTGCGCTGATCGCCGCGATCGAGTCGACCGACCCGGCGGCGATCATCGGCCTGCCGCTGATTGCACTGATCGATATGCTCCATCACGAAGGCGTCGACATTCTATGA